One genomic window of Gossypium hirsutum isolate 1008001.06 chromosome D11, Gossypium_hirsutum_v2.1, whole genome shotgun sequence includes the following:
- the LOC107926839 gene encoding AT-hook motif nuclear-localized protein 14 isoform X1, giving the protein MERNEAQQHYFTTNTSTTVNTTPSPTNGLLPPNESGGSHHMVYPHSVPSAVTSPLEPARRKRGRPRKYGTPEQAMAAKKTASSTSKERREHQQLQQLALGGAGASLSGSSRKSQLVALGNAGQGFTPHVINVVAGEDVGQKIMLFMQQSKRELCILSASGTISNASLRQPATSGGNIAYEGRFEIISLSGSYVRTEIGGRTGGLSVCLSSADGQIIGGGVGGPLKAAGPVQVIVGTFMVDNKKDGSANVKGDASGSKLPSPVAGTSVSNIGFRPAFEASGRNPIDGNDDHQSFGGSHFMMQPQGLHLAPRPTDWRTGLDDRTGFELTGKTGHGAHQSPENGDYD; this is encoded by the exons ATGGAACGCAATGAAGCCCAACAACACTACTTCACCACCAACACCTCCACCACTGTCAACACCACTCCGTCACCGACTAATGGCCTTCTGCCGCCTAACGAGAGTGGAGGTTCCCACCACATGGTGTACCCTCACTCCGTGCCTTCGGCGGTGACGTCACCCTTGGAGCCTGCGAGGCGGAAGAGAGGGAGGCCTAGGAAGTATGGCACCCCGGAACAGGCCATGGCCGCTAAGAAAACGGCGTCGTCGACCTCGAAGGAAAGGAGAGAACATCAGCAGCTGCAGCAGTTGGCTCTTGGTGGCGCCGGTGCTTCGCTTTCCGGGTCTTCTAGGAAATCTCAGTTGGTTGCTTTAG GCAATGCTGGTCAAGGTTTTACTCCACATGTTATCAATGTAGTTGCAGGAGAG GATGTGGGCCAAAAAATAATGCTATTCATGCAACAAAGCAAGCGAGAATTATGTATATTGTCTGCATCTGGTACGATCTCTAATGCATCCCTCCGCCAGCCAGCAACATCAGGTGGTAACATTGCTTATGAG GGCCGGTTTGAGATCATTTCACTCTCTGGATCTTATGTTCGGACTGAAATTGGTGGGAGGACTGGTGGGCTCAGTGTATGTCTATCAAGTGCAGATGGCCAGATTATTGGAGGAGGAGTTGGTGGACCTCTGAAGGCTGCTGGCCCGGTCCAG GTAATTGTTGGTACATTTATGGTTGACAACAAGAAGGATGGTAGTGCTAATGTAAAAGGTGATGCCTCTGGCAGCAAGTTGCCATCGCCAGTTGCAGGAACTTCAGTATCTAATATTGGCTTTCGCCCAGCTTTTGAAGCTTCAGGAAGAAACCCAATTGATGGAAATGATGATCATCAAAGTTTTGGAGGAAGTCATTTCATGATGCAACCACAGGGCCTGCATTTAGCACCTCGGCCAACAGATTGGAGGACTGGTCTAGATGATAGAACTGGTTTTGAGTTGACTG GAAAGACAGGTCACGGAGCTCATCAATCGCCAGAAAATGGGGACTATGATTAG
- the LOC107926839 gene encoding AT-hook motif nuclear-localized protein 14 isoform X2 has product MRWDTIGFIYSLGVFGKKNQNFFFRCFFGEIREPFVANLLELGLLFGALREKRMLVCCGNAGQGFTPHVINVVAGEDVGQKIMLFMQQSKRELCILSASGTISNASLRQPATSGGNIAYEGRFEIISLSGSYVRTEIGGRTGGLSVCLSSADGQIIGGGVGGPLKAAGPVQVIVGTFMVDNKKDGSANVKGDASGSKLPSPVAGTSVSNIGFRPAFEASGRNPIDGNDDHQSFGGSHFMMQPQGLHLAPRPTDWRTGLDDRTGFELTGKTGHGAHQSPENGDYD; this is encoded by the exons ATGCGATGGGACACCATTGGCTTTATATACTCTCTAggtgtttttggaaaaaaaaatcaaaatttcttctTCCGGTGCTTTTTTGGTGAAATTCGAGAACCTTTTGTTGCAAATTTGCTGGAATTGGGATTACTTTTTGGTGCATTACGTGAGAAGCGAATGCTTGTTTGCTGTG GCAATGCTGGTCAAGGTTTTACTCCACATGTTATCAATGTAGTTGCAGGAGAG GATGTGGGCCAAAAAATAATGCTATTCATGCAACAAAGCAAGCGAGAATTATGTATATTGTCTGCATCTGGTACGATCTCTAATGCATCCCTCCGCCAGCCAGCAACATCAGGTGGTAACATTGCTTATGAG GGCCGGTTTGAGATCATTTCACTCTCTGGATCTTATGTTCGGACTGAAATTGGTGGGAGGACTGGTGGGCTCAGTGTATGTCTATCAAGTGCAGATGGCCAGATTATTGGAGGAGGAGTTGGTGGACCTCTGAAGGCTGCTGGCCCGGTCCAG GTAATTGTTGGTACATTTATGGTTGACAACAAGAAGGATGGTAGTGCTAATGTAAAAGGTGATGCCTCTGGCAGCAAGTTGCCATCGCCAGTTGCAGGAACTTCAGTATCTAATATTGGCTTTCGCCCAGCTTTTGAAGCTTCAGGAAGAAACCCAATTGATGGAAATGATGATCATCAAAGTTTTGGAGGAAGTCATTTCATGATGCAACCACAGGGCCTGCATTTAGCACCTCGGCCAACAGATTGGAGGACTGGTCTAGATGATAGAACTGGTTTTGAGTTGACTG GAAAGACAGGTCACGGAGCTCATCAATCGCCAGAAAATGGGGACTATGATTAG
- the LOC107926811 gene encoding protein EIN4, whose translation MLRAVALGLLISLFVVLVSGTDNELASCNCDDEGLWSVHSILECQKVSDFFIAVAYFSIPIELLYFISCSNVPFKWVLVQFIAFIVLCGLTHLLNGWTYYGPHSFQLMLSLTIAKLLTALVSCATAITLLTLIPLLLKVKVREIFLRQNVLELDQEVDMMKRKKEAGSHVRMLTQEIRKSLDKHTILYTTLVELSKTLDLINCAVWMPNENGTHMNLTHELKASSSRSSFHQSIPMSDPDVKEIKGNEGVRILRPDSALGLASGTGSEEAGAVAAIRMPMLQGYNFKGGTPELVETCYAILVLVLPRANSRNWCYPEMEIVEVVADQVAVALSHAAVLEESQRMREKLSQQNHVLQQERKNAMMASQARNSFQKVMSNGMKRPMHSILGLLSVFQDENMNFKQKTIVDTLVKTSSVLSTLINDVMEISAKDNGRFLLDMRPFSLHSMIKEACCLSKCLSVYKGFDFEVGVQSSLPDQVIGDEKRTFQVILHMVGYLLDINSGGETVLFRVLQDVGSQDKDKINVWRSSTQDNYLHLKIEIDIRGGSSVADASVSTKNFSSEKRNKDEIKESLNFTMCKKLVQMMQGNVWISTNSVGFAQSMTLLLRFQIQSYVQRTMFAAGNSERSNSYSRFRGLRVLLADDDDINRTVTKKLLEKLGCEVTAVSSGFECLSAVSHAENSFRIVVLDLHMPEMDGFEVAMRIRKFRSRNWPLIIALTASAEDHVRERCLQIGMNAILQKPVLLQGMADELRRVLQRTGEGI comes from the exons ATGTTAAGAGCAGTAGCTCTTGGCTTGTTGATTTCTCTTTTTGTGGTCTTGGTTTCTGGCACTGATAATGAGTTAGCGAGTTGTAATTGTGATGATGAGGGCCTTTGGAGTGTACATAGCATTTTAGAGTGCCAGAAGGTGAGTGATTTCTTCATTGCTGTGGCTTATTTTTCGATACCTATTGAACTGCTTTACTTCATTAGTTGTTCGAACGTCCCCTTCAAATGGGTCCTTGTTCAGTTCATAGCCTTTATAGTGCTTTGTGGATTGACTCATCTTCTCAATGGATGGACTTATTATGGTCCCCACTCATTCCAATTGATGCTGTCCCTCACCATTGCCAAATTGCTCACCGCCCTTGTCTCATGTGCCACTGCTATAACACTATTAACTCTGATCCCTCTCTTGCTCAAAGTAAAAGTGAGGGAGATTTTCTTGAGGCAAAATGTATTGGAGTTAGATCAAGAGGTGGACATGATGAAAAGGAAGAAGGAAGCCGGTTCTCATGTTCGTATGTTAACACAGGAAATCAGGAAATCCTTGGATAAGCATACCATATTGTACACCACTTTGGTTGAGCTTTCTAAGACCCTGGATTTGATCAACTGTGCCGTGTGGATGCCAAATGAAAATGGAACGCATATGAACTTGACTCATGAGTTGAAAGCAAGTTCTTCAAGGAGTAGTTTTCACCAGTCTATTCCGATGAGTGATCCTGATGTGAAGGAGATAAAGGGGAATGAAGGAGTGAGAATCCTGAGACCAGACTCTGCACTTGGGCTAGCAAGTGGTACTGGATCAGAAGAGGCAGGTGCTGTTGCAGCAATCAGGATGCCAATGCTTCAAGGTTATAATTTTAAAGGGGGAACACCAGAATTGGTGGAGACTTGCTATGCCATTCTGGTATTGGTTCTTCCAAGGGCGAACTCAAGGAATTGGTGCTATCCAGAAATGGAGATTGTTGAAGTGGTTGCTGATCAGGTAGCTGTAGCTCTATCCCATGCTGCAGTTCTTGAAGAATCTCAACGAATGAGAGAAAAACTGAGTCAGCAAAATCATGTGTTGCAGCAGGAAAGAAAGAATGCAATGATGGCCAGCCAAGCAAGGAACTCTTTTCAGAAAGTAATGAGTAATGGTATGAAGAGACCAATGCACTCAATTTTAGGCTTACTTTCAGTGTTTCAAGATGAAAACATGAACTTCAAGCAGAAGACTATTGTTGACACATTGGTTAAAACAAGCAGTGTCCTTTCAACTTTGATAAATGATGTGATGGAGATTTCAGCGAAAGATAATGGAAGGTTCCTGCTAGATATGAGACCTTTTAGCTTACATTCCATGATTAAAGAAGCTTGTTGCCTTTCCAAATGTTTATCTGTCTATAAAGGCTTTGATTTTGAAGTTGGTGTTCAGAGCTCTTTGCCTGACCAAGTGATTGGTGATGAGAAAAGGACTTTTCAAGTGATTTTGCATATGGTTGGCTATCTACTGGACATCAATAGTGGAGGAGAAACCGTCTTATTCCGGGTTCTACAGGATGTTGGTAGCCAGGATAAGGACAAAATAAATGTATGGAGATCAAGCACACAAGATAATTACCTGCACTTAAAGATTGAAATTGATATTCGTGGGGGGAGTTCTGTGGCTGATGCATCAGTCTCAACCAAAAATTTCTCTAGTGAGAAGCGGAATAAGGATGAAATCAAGGAGAGCTTGAACTTTACGATGTGTAAAAAGCTTGTGCAG ATGATGCAAGGTAATGTCTGGATATCAACAAACTCTGTGGGCTTTGCACAGAGTATGACACTTCTTCTCAGGTTTCAAATCCAGTCATATGTCCAAAGAACCATGTTCGCAGCTGGAAACTCTGAGCGATCAAATTCCTACTCCAGGTTCCGAGGTCTACGAGTTCTACTAGCTGATGACGATGATATAAACAGGACTGTGACCAAGAAGCTGCTAGAAAAGCTGGGTTGTGAAGTGACAGCTGTTTCTTCTGGCTTTGAATGCCTCAGTGCAGTAAGTCATGCTGAAAATTCTTTCAGGATTGTTGTTTTGGATCTTCATATGCCCGAAATGGACGGATTCGAAGTGGCAATGAGGATCCGTAAGTTTCGCAGCCGTAATTGGCCATTGATTATAGCATTGACAGCTAGTGCTGAGGATCATGTGCGGGAGAGATGCCTACAAATAGGAATGAATGCAATCCTTCAGAAACCTGTTTTATTGCAAGGAATGGCAGACGAGCTTCGAAGAGTTTTGCAACGGACAGGGGAAGGGATTTGA